In one Silene latifolia isolate original U9 population chromosome 10, ASM4854445v1, whole genome shotgun sequence genomic region, the following are encoded:
- the LOC141605497 gene encoding serine/arginine-rich splicing factor RSZ22A-like, with protein MSRVYVGNLDPRVSERDLEDEFRTFGVIRSVWVARRPPGYAFVDFDDPRDAKDAIHQLDGKNGWRIELSHNSRGSGGGGRGGGGGGGGGRGRGGSDLKCYECGEPGHFARECRSRDGGGGGGGRRRSRSRSPRYRRSPSYGRRSYSPRGRSPPPRRRSPSPRGRSISRSPLPYRAREELPYANGNGVRDRRRSRS; from the exons ATGTCGCGGGTTTACGTGGGAAACTTGGATCCGAGGGTGAGCGAGCGTGATCTTGAAGACGAGTTTCGCACCTTCGGCGTCATTCGCAG TGTATGGGTTGCTCGTAGACCACCTGGCTATGCCTTCGTTGATTTTGATGATCCTAGGGATGCCAAAGACGCCATTCACCAGCTCGATG GTAAAAATGGTTGGAGAATCGAGCTTTCACACAATTCCAGAGGCAGCGGAGGAGGTggccgcggtggtggtggtggtggtggaggtggcCGCGGACGAGGTGGTTCTGATTTGAAGTGCTATGAATGTGGTGAACCTGGTCACTTTGCTCGTGAATGTCGATCACGAGATGGAGGTGGCGGTGGAGGGGGAAGGCGTCGCAGCCGCAGCCGCAGTCCTAGATACAGGAGGAGCCCAAGTTATGGAAGGAG GAGCTACAGCCCACGTGGCAGATCTCCGCCACCCAGGCGTCGCAGTCCTTCACCTCGTGGTCGCAGCATAAGTAGGTCACCACTTCCTTATCGTGCCCGAGAGGAGTTGCCTTATGCTAACGG AAATGGTGTCAGGGATCGTCGCCGGAGCAGGAGTTGA
- the LOC141605500 gene encoding putative 12-oxophytodienoate reductase 11 translates to MAPIIPLIIPYQMGNFNLSHRVVLAPLARQRSYGNVPQPHAVLYYSQRATNGGLLITEATGLSNTARGYPETPGIWTTEQLQAWKPIVNAVHAKGGIFFCQILHVGRVSNQGFQPNGQAPISSTDKPLTPQVGSNGIDVAQFSTPRRLATDEMPSVVNDFRLAARNAIEAGFDGVEIHGAHGYLIDQFMKDKVNDRTDEYGGSLENRCRFALEVVEAVVNEIGADRVGFRISPFSDYSEAGDSNPEALALYMAKSLSNYRILYCHAVEPRMITVGEKKECSQSLLPMRKAFNATFIVAGGYDRKDGNQAVSNGHTDLVAYGRLFLANPDLPRRFELDAPLNKYNRETFYIPDPVVGYTDYPFLETTE, encoded by the exons ATGGCACCAATTATCCCTCTAATCATCCCTTATCAAATGGGCAACTTCAATCTGTCTCACAG AGTTGTTTTGGCTCCATTGGCGAGGCAACGATCGTATGGAAATGTACCTCAACCACATGCAGTATTATATTACTCACAACGTGCTACTAATGGCGGTCTTCTCATAACTGAAGCAACTGGTCTTTCCAATACCGCTCGAGGGTATCCAGAAACACCTGGTATTTGGACAACGGAGCAGCTTCAAGCTTGGAAACCTATTGTTAACGCCGTCCATGCAAAAGGTGGCATCTTTTTTTGTCAAATCTTGCACGTTGGTCGTGTTTCAAATCAAG GTTTTCAGCCAAATGGGCAAGCTCCAATATCTTCCACAGACAAACCTTTAACGCCTCAAGTTGGGTCAAATGGCATCGACGTTGCACAATTCTCGACTCCAAGACGGCTTGCAACAGATGAGATGCCTTCAGTTGTGAATGATTTCAGACTTGCTGCTAGAAATGCTATAGAAGCTG GTTTTGACGGTGTTGAAATACATGGCGCCCACGGCTACCTCATCGACCAGTTTATGAAAGACAAAGTCAATGATCGAACAGACGAGTATGGTGGGTCTTTAGAGAACCGCTGTAGATTTGCTCTGGAAGTAGTTGAAGCTGTTGTCAATGAGATTGGTGCAGATAGAGTCGGGTTTCGCATCTCTCCCTTTTCTGATTATTCGGAAGCAGGAGACTCAAACCCTGAAGCTCTAGCCCTGTATATGGCCAAATCCCTGAGTAATTATAGAATTTTGTACTGTCATGCTGTCGAACCGAGGATGATAACCGTAGGAGAGAAGAAGGAATGTTCTCAGAGTCTATTGCCCATGAGAAAGGCCTTCAATGCTACTTTCATCGTTGCTGGAGGTTATGACAGAAAAGATGGAAATCAGGCTGTTTCTAACGGACATACAGATCTAGTGGCGTATGGCCGCTTGTTTTTGGCTAACCCGGATCTGCCTAGAAGATTTGAGCTTGACGCTCCTCTTAACAAGTACAACAGAGAAACCTTTTACATTCCGGATCCAGTTGTTGGGTACACGGATTACCCATTTCTTGAAACCACTGAATAG
- the LOC141605498 gene encoding pentatricopeptide repeat-containing protein At5g08305, whose amino-acid sequence MLSQTIISLLHSSKPKSISHLHQIHALLITYDGLFPNFPAKLIYLSATSGHVHYSHRLLRYYPTSYVIDWNTVIRAYANTPSPNQSLRLFVQMMRFGVSPDHFTFPFLLKASSRLSSIRLGVSVHSYILRCGHNVDLFVSNSLIHFYASCCDIMCARKVFDEMPQRTRVSWNSMLNGYAKCGDVGKALEVFKSMPDKDVVSWSSIIDGLVKGGEYAQALTFFERMVSVGGPKPNEVTMVSVLRACAHLGAFDQGKLMHRYIVENELPLTLVLLTSLVDMYAKCGAIEVALAVFRGIPKVKSDVFLWNAIIGGLANHGSVRESLDLFKEMSTAGVEADEITYLCLLSACAHGGLVKEAWNFFEALERNGMTAKCEHYACMIDVLARAGVVEEAYDLLCRMPLKPTPAMLGSLLSGCMNHGRLDLAELLGKKLVEIDPHHDGRYVGLSNVYAAVNRWDDAKTWRQAMDTTGVKKFPGLSYVEISGMLEMFKAHDKTHPKSSEVYAILNLILMQMRRAIDCEDECLVY is encoded by the coding sequence ATGTTATCCCAAACTATAATCTCTCTTCTTCATTCAtccaaacccaaatcaatttcaCATCTTCATCAAATTCATGCTCTTCTAATTACGTATGATGGATTATTCCCCAATTTTCCCGCCAAACTCATCTACTTATCTGCTACTTCAGGCCATGTCCACTACTCTCACCGTTTGTTGCGCTACTATCCCACCTCTTATGTTATCGATTGGAATACCGTCATTCGGGCATACGCTAACACCCCGTCTCCCAACCAATCGCTTCGACTTTTCGTACAAATGATGCGTTTTGGTGTGTCCCCTGATCACTTCACCTTCCCTTTTCTCCTCAAGGCTTCCTCTCGCCTTTCTTCAATTCGTCTAGGTGTTTCCGTTCATTCCTATATTTTGAGATGTGGGCACAACGTTGATTTGTTTGTCTCCAATTCTCTAATCCATTTCTATGCTTCCTGTTGTGACATTATGTGCGCCCGcaaggtgtttgatgaaatgccccAGCGGACGAGGGTTTCGTGGAATTCGATGTTGAATGGGTATGCCAAATGTGGGGATGTTGGAAAGGCGCTGGAGGTGTTTAAGTCCATGCCTGATAAGGATGTTGTGTCGTGGAGCTCTATTATTGATGGCTTGGTCAAAGGTGGTGAATATGCCCAAGCTCTGACCTTTTTCGAGAGAATGGTGTCGGTGGGGGGACCTAAGCCTAATGAGGTGACCATGGTGAGTGTTTTACGTGCTTGCGCTCATTTAGGTGCTTTTGATCAAGGGAAATTGATGCATCGATACATAGTCGAAAATGAGCTTCCCTTGACTCTTGTGTTATTAACTTCCCTCGTGGATATGTATGCGAAATGTGGAGCGATAGAGGTGGCTTTGGCCGTGTTTAGAGGGATACCCAAGGTTAAATCTGATGTGTTTCTGTGGAATGCCATCATTGGGGGGCTTGCGAATCATGGCTCTGTGAGAGAGTCGCTAGATTTATTCAAAGAAATGTCAACTGCGGGAGTTGAAGCAGATGAGATTACCTATTTGTGCCTCTTATCTGCTTGTGCTCATGGAGGGTTAGTGAAGGAAGCGTGGAACTTTTTTGAAGCCCTTGAGAGAAATGGTATGACGGCCAAGTGTGAGCATTATGCCTGTATGATAGATGTTCTAGCGAGGGCAGGTGTGGTAGAAGAAGCCTATGATTTGTTGTGCAGAATGCCTCTGAAGCCTACTCCAGCAATGCTGGGATCACTCCTTAGCGGTTGTATGAACCATGGAAGGCTTGACCTTGCTGAACTATTGGGGAAGAAGCTCGTTGAGATAGACCCTCATCACGATGGTAGATACGTGGGGTTATCCAATGTGTATGCTGCAGTCAACCGCTGGGATGACGCCAAAACATGGAGACAAGCCATGGATACTACAGGGGTGAAGAAATTTCCTGGGTTAAGCTATGTGGAAATTTCCGGAATGCTCGAGATGTTTAAAGCACATGATAAGACACATCCCAAATCATCAGAAGTATATGCTATATTAAATCTTATTTTGATGCAAATGAGAAGAGCTATAGATTGTGAAGATGAGTGCCTTGTTTATTAG